The following coding sequences lie in one Thalassoglobus polymorphus genomic window:
- a CDS encoding sigma-70 family RNA polymerase sigma factor, producing the protein MASNRIPDDAQVDAALERVSRGDTAAFAVIVRRHERSLRTWLAVHTPPGVDVDDIAQRSFVAAFTRFHEFELGTNFEAWLFTIAKFQLRTETTRLRRIADYHTRYGPDLLQRELARRSDSSSEAWKLRLEYLQGCLEALDERLRRFVSWRYDEEISLDEMATRSGRSVPAVKKQLWKARQLLHQCVKSRMTASEGGAS; encoded by the coding sequence ATGGCTTCAAATCGAATACCCGATGATGCACAAGTCGACGCAGCGTTAGAGCGAGTTTCTCGCGGCGATACTGCGGCGTTCGCTGTGATTGTGCGCCGGCATGAGCGGTCGTTACGGACCTGGCTGGCAGTCCATACCCCACCGGGAGTGGATGTCGACGATATTGCGCAACGTAGCTTTGTCGCGGCATTTACGCGATTTCATGAATTCGAATTAGGCACAAACTTCGAAGCTTGGCTGTTTACCATCGCAAAGTTTCAATTACGAACAGAAACGACTCGACTTCGGCGAATTGCTGATTACCACACGCGATACGGGCCTGATTTACTACAACGAGAACTTGCTCGACGAAGCGACAGTTCATCTGAAGCATGGAAACTGCGTCTGGAATATTTGCAGGGTTGCCTGGAGGCTTTGGACGAGCGTCTTCGTCGATTTGTTTCCTGGAGATATGACGAGGAAATCTCGTTGGATGAAATGGCGACCCGCAGTGGTCGTTCCGTACCTGCCGTGAAAAAACAACTTTGGAAGGCCAGACAACTTCTTCACCAGTGTGTAAAGAGTCGCATGACAGCGAGCGAAGGAGGTGCCTCGTGA
- a CDS encoding arylsulfatase, whose translation MYPAFKKRTRLANTQVGFRRSFPRDLLHRITTLAFLLATTILPQLIFPPTLRAVQPQRPNIVLILTDDQGWGDLSLNGNTNLQTPNIDSLARDGAQFDRFFVCPVCSPTRAELLTGRYHPRCGVYSTSAGGERINLDEMTIGQTYQAAGYKTAAYGKWHNGMQAPYHPNSRGFDDYYGFCSGHWGQYFDWMMEHNGELVQGNGFCIDDFTNHAMRFMEEHQKEPFFVYLPYNTPHSPMQVPGEYWNRFKEKELLLRDVDPDKENLGHTRAALAMCENIDWNVGRILEKLESLELAENTIVVYFCDNGPNGRRWNGEMKGRKGSTDEGGVRSPLLIRWPNHIPAGKTVTEISGVIDLLPTLAELSEIPVASQKPLDGMSLKIPLTQENYAWPDRTIFSQWRGRVSARTQQYRLDHQGKLYDMLNDPSQSRDVSSEHPEQARVLREAVSRWKSEVLAGYDDDKRPFVIGHADSSNTQLPARDGVPHGNIKRSNKYPNASYFTNWTSLDDKITWEVELPEDGTFDVELYYTCKKDDIGCTIQLSDGHAQLETMIQDPHDPPIVGADEDRVRRAESYVKQFQPHNMGQIKMKKGRKTLSLRATKIPGDQAIEFRLLMLKRRNSN comes from the coding sequence ATGTATCCCGCATTCAAAAAAAGAACACGGCTTGCTAACACGCAGGTCGGTTTCCGCCGATCATTCCCACGTGATTTACTGCACAGAATAACGACACTGGCATTTTTGCTTGCCACTACAATTCTTCCACAACTTATTTTTCCGCCAACACTTCGAGCCGTTCAACCCCAGCGCCCAAACATTGTTTTGATCCTGACGGATGATCAGGGGTGGGGGGATTTGAGTCTGAATGGGAATACGAATCTTCAGACTCCGAATATTGATTCTCTCGCTCGGGATGGGGCGCAGTTTGATCGATTCTTCGTTTGTCCAGTTTGTTCGCCGACCCGGGCTGAGTTGCTCACCGGTCGCTATCACCCGCGATGTGGCGTTTACAGCACCTCAGCCGGTGGAGAGAGGATCAACCTGGATGAGATGACGATCGGCCAAACGTATCAAGCTGCCGGATACAAAACGGCAGCATACGGGAAATGGCACAACGGGATGCAGGCTCCCTATCATCCCAACAGTCGCGGGTTTGATGATTACTACGGGTTTTGCTCGGGGCACTGGGGGCAATACTTCGACTGGATGATGGAACACAACGGCGAACTGGTGCAGGGAAATGGATTTTGCATCGACGATTTTACAAACCACGCGATGCGGTTCATGGAAGAACATCAGAAAGAACCGTTCTTTGTTTACCTCCCTTACAACACTCCTCATTCTCCAATGCAAGTTCCCGGGGAATACTGGAATCGATTCAAAGAGAAAGAGCTTCTGTTGCGCGATGTTGACCCTGATAAAGAAAATCTTGGACACACACGGGCGGCGCTGGCGATGTGCGAAAATATCGATTGGAACGTTGGACGCATCTTGGAAAAGCTTGAATCTCTGGAACTCGCCGAGAATACGATTGTTGTCTACTTCTGCGATAACGGCCCGAATGGACGCCGCTGGAATGGAGAAATGAAAGGACGAAAAGGGTCGACTGACGAAGGAGGAGTCCGTTCTCCGTTGCTGATCCGCTGGCCGAATCACATCCCCGCCGGAAAAACAGTGACGGAAATCTCCGGGGTGATTGACTTGCTACCAACCCTTGCAGAGCTCTCAGAGATTCCAGTCGCCAGCCAGAAACCGCTCGATGGGATGAGCCTGAAAATACCACTCACTCAAGAGAATTATGCTTGGCCGGACCGGACGATTTTTTCGCAATGGCGCGGACGCGTCTCAGCGAGAACTCAGCAGTACCGACTCGATCATCAAGGCAAACTCTACGATATGCTCAATGATCCCAGCCAATCGCGAGACGTCTCAAGTGAACATCCTGAACAGGCCAGAGTGCTGCGCGAGGCTGTTTCGCGATGGAAGTCAGAAGTTTTAGCTGGCTACGACGATGACAAGCGACCATTCGTCATTGGGCACGCCGATAGCTCAAACACACAACTGCCAGCTCGCGATGGTGTTCCACATGGAAACATCAAACGGTCCAACAAGTATCCAAACGCATCTTATTTTACGAACTGGACCAGTCTGGACGACAAGATCACCTGGGAGGTGGAGCTCCCTGAAGACGGGACCTTTGATGTCGAACTCTATTATACTTGCAAGAAGGACGATATCGGCTGCACGATTCAACTCAGTGATGGTCATGCCCAACTTGAAACAATGATTCAAGATCCGCACGATCCGCCCATCGTCGGAGCTGATGAGGATCGTGTTCGGCGCGCTGAATCTTACGTGAAACAGTTTCAGCCGCACAACATGGGGCAAATCAAAATGAAGAAGGGCCGCAAGACTCTTTCGCTAAGAGCGACAAAAATTCCTGGTGATCAGGCCATCGAGTTTCGCTTGCTGATGCTCAAGCGGAGAAATTCGAACTGA
- a CDS encoding DUF1501 domain-containing protein, which produces MLTENKKGNALTRREMLLHSGGGFGALALAGLLPDKQATASESAAPSPLSAKLKHHAGKAKSVIFLFMDGGPSHLDTFDPKPALEKLAGKPIPESFGRVITAMGEFDSPIMPTKRKWKQHGEGGLWISDWLPHTAKMADELAVIRSCWTNGINHSGGMCQMNTGTQFAGRPSLGSWVTYGLGTENENLPAFVVMQEGKGRVINGSRNWGAGFMPAIYQGTTMERSGPPFSNLIPPKHIANAQQRQELDFLAQLNRRHAESRQENTDLDARIRSFELAFQMQSHAPEAIDLSKESADTQKMYGMDDDKTASYGRNLLMARRLVERGVRFVQCYHGAGSKWDAHSNIEANHTRMCGGMDLPVAGLLKDLKQRGLLEQTLVVWGGEFGRTPMSEKGNGRDHNPTGFTMWMAGGGVQGGQAYGTTDELGLHAVEDRLHVHDIHSTILHLMGINHRKLIYTHKGRPERIDQNEGRAYKEIVAT; this is translated from the coding sequence ATGTTGACTGAAAACAAAAAGGGAAACGCCCTTACACGACGCGAGATGCTGTTACACAGCGGTGGCGGTTTTGGTGCGTTAGCACTCGCGGGACTGCTGCCAGATAAACAGGCAACAGCGAGTGAGTCTGCTGCGCCTTCGCCGCTGTCAGCAAAACTCAAACATCATGCAGGCAAGGCGAAGAGTGTTATCTTCCTATTCATGGATGGTGGCCCAAGTCACCTCGATACTTTCGATCCAAAACCTGCTCTCGAAAAGTTAGCAGGCAAGCCGATTCCCGAAAGTTTCGGTCGTGTCATTACAGCGATGGGAGAGTTCGATTCTCCAATCATGCCGACAAAACGAAAATGGAAGCAGCACGGCGAAGGAGGCTTATGGATTTCTGACTGGTTGCCACACACCGCCAAGATGGCTGATGAACTGGCGGTCATTCGATCATGCTGGACCAACGGTATCAACCATTCCGGGGGCATGTGCCAAATGAATACCGGTACTCAGTTTGCCGGTCGGCCCTCGCTGGGAAGTTGGGTCACCTATGGGTTGGGGACAGAAAATGAAAACCTGCCAGCTTTCGTGGTGATGCAGGAAGGGAAAGGACGCGTGATCAACGGTTCACGAAACTGGGGAGCCGGTTTCATGCCTGCGATTTATCAGGGAACAACGATGGAAAGGTCAGGTCCTCCTTTCTCCAACCTGATCCCTCCAAAGCATATCGCCAATGCACAACAACGTCAGGAACTTGATTTTCTCGCACAACTCAATCGGCGGCATGCTGAATCGCGGCAGGAGAACACAGATTTGGATGCGCGCATCCGCAGCTTTGAATTGGCGTTTCAGATGCAGTCTCATGCACCAGAAGCCATTGACCTTTCAAAGGAATCGGCCGACACACAGAAGATGTACGGAATGGATGACGACAAAACCGCGTCGTACGGTCGAAACCTGTTGATGGCTCGTCGACTGGTTGAACGAGGCGTTCGGTTCGTGCAATGTTACCATGGTGCTGGGAGTAAATGGGACGCTCACAGTAACATCGAAGCGAACCACACAAGAATGTGCGGTGGGATGGATTTACCGGTCGCTGGTCTTCTGAAAGACTTAAAGCAGCGTGGACTGCTGGAGCAGACGCTTGTTGTGTGGGGTGGTGAATTTGGTCGTACCCCGATGAGTGAAAAAGGGAACGGTCGTGACCACAACCCCACCGGATTTACGATGTGGATGGCGGGTGGTGGAGTGCAAGGTGGGCAAGCATATGGAACGACTGACGAACTCGGACTGCATGCTGTTGAAGACCGTTTGCATGTTCACGACATCCACTCCACGATCCTGCACTTGATGGGTATCAACCATCGAAAATTAATCTACACTCACAAAGGCCGTCCTGAGCGCATCGATCAAAACGAAGGTCGAGCTTACAAGGAGATCGTTGCAACATGA
- a CDS encoding DUF1553 domain-containing protein produces the protein MIRLLSDSFRLLDATLSNSWKLLKVHRVAIVASCLSSLIPLSLVAQEQDQEPAQQVNQNTAHTRDLFENHVRPLLVTHCIKCHGETKQEGGLRLTTIEELLRGGDSGSAIVAGKPDESLLIEALRYESYEMPPSGQLEPKVIDGIASWIQAGAEWPQGLVLKPTPKITEEDRAWWCYQPISQPAVPEVDDNGWCRNEIDHFIFERLAREGVAPSQAANAEKLARRVHFAVTGLPPDESTRQLIENESDWYEALIDNLLTTSAYGENQARFWLDLVRYADSDGYNADHRRPEAYRYRDYVIRSFNEDKPYDKFVMEQLAGDEIDPGNRDALIATMYLRHWIYEHNQRDVEGQWAQIISDITETTADLFLAQGMKCARCHDHKFDPLLQRDYYAMRAFFTPLKPEENQPIADVETRTRHLEQQRIWEAATEDIRKRLHEIETPELLAHATREGVHRFTKEIQAMIKSRRHELSPYEKQIAILASKQFDVLPEKLPEWLSEAEEAERQQLLAKLAEFDHLKPEPLPKLKFVATDVGPVAPPTFIPGLTDQEPIDPAFPVILSEEPATIIPPPEALQSTGRRTALAKWIVSQDNPLTSRVIVNRVWQQHFGRGLVATTSDFGHLGTPPSHPELLDWLAQRFMADGWSLKKLHRLILTSATYRQSTSRKMDEHLASLDPQNELLWKMNSRRLSGEEIHDCIVAASGEMGQQKRAIYKPVKRNSLDPLLAAFDFPDRVESQGKRHRTTTSPQSLLMMNNPWLHDRAKNMATNVASLEIDSLVETAYDRLYFRNASREEIDQAAKFVELYASNAEEIKLPKRFKSLPDGRPAIILNPAKPTSIKIDPIPELRDPKNKGDFTIEATVLLSSLYPNANVRTIVNSWTNKNSERGWSLGVTSTKSSYKPRNLILQFVGSQSDEQSKPEYEVIPSNLRVELNKPYYIAVSIDLDDASDTGITFYLKDLSKPDAKLQVANVPHKARWNIQSKQPIQIGGRANAHLWDGLVQSVKLHQGALSEEELFSSDRDHSRLLFDVQFASEDKLGQDASGHGRHAFVAETENTNASPEMRARIALLHAILCSNEVIYVD, from the coding sequence ATGATAAGATTGTTATCAGACTCGTTTCGCTTGCTCGATGCAACACTTTCCAACAGTTGGAAATTGTTGAAGGTTCATCGCGTAGCCATCGTTGCGTCATGCCTGAGCAGCCTCATCCCACTTTCGCTGGTTGCTCAGGAACAGGATCAAGAACCGGCTCAGCAGGTGAATCAGAATACGGCACACACTCGAGACTTGTTCGAGAACCATGTTCGCCCGTTACTCGTCACGCATTGCATCAAGTGTCACGGTGAGACGAAACAAGAAGGTGGACTTCGGCTGACCACAATCGAGGAGTTGCTTCGAGGAGGTGACTCAGGGTCAGCGATCGTGGCTGGCAAGCCTGACGAGAGTTTGCTCATCGAGGCATTGCGTTACGAATCATACGAGATGCCTCCGAGCGGTCAGTTAGAGCCGAAAGTTATCGACGGAATTGCGAGTTGGATTCAAGCTGGTGCTGAGTGGCCCCAGGGGCTTGTACTGAAGCCGACTCCGAAGATCACCGAAGAAGATCGCGCCTGGTGGTGCTATCAGCCAATCAGTCAACCCGCGGTTCCTGAAGTCGATGACAATGGCTGGTGTCGTAATGAGATTGATCATTTCATATTTGAGCGACTCGCTCGAGAAGGTGTCGCTCCCAGTCAGGCAGCGAATGCAGAGAAACTCGCGCGGCGTGTTCACTTTGCAGTTACCGGTTTGCCGCCCGATGAGTCAACTCGTCAACTGATCGAGAATGAATCGGATTGGTACGAGGCACTCATCGACAACCTGCTGACGACTTCTGCTTATGGCGAGAATCAGGCTCGGTTCTGGCTCGATTTGGTTCGATATGCCGACTCCGACGGATATAACGCAGACCACCGTCGCCCCGAAGCCTATCGATACCGTGACTATGTCATTCGGTCTTTTAATGAAGATAAACCCTATGACAAATTTGTGATGGAGCAACTTGCCGGAGATGAAATTGATCCCGGAAATCGAGATGCTCTCATCGCAACAATGTATTTACGACACTGGATCTACGAACACAACCAGCGCGATGTCGAAGGTCAGTGGGCGCAAATTATCAGCGACATTACTGAGACAACGGCGGACCTGTTTCTTGCTCAGGGAATGAAGTGTGCCCGTTGCCACGATCATAAATTTGACCCGTTGCTTCAACGCGACTATTACGCCATGCGAGCTTTCTTTACTCCTTTAAAACCGGAAGAGAATCAACCGATCGCAGACGTAGAAACACGCACCAGACATCTTGAACAACAACGTATCTGGGAAGCAGCCACAGAAGATATCCGCAAGCGATTGCACGAAATCGAAACTCCGGAACTCCTCGCTCATGCAACACGAGAAGGCGTCCATCGGTTCACAAAAGAAATTCAGGCGATGATCAAAAGCCGCCGTCATGAATTGAGTCCTTATGAGAAACAGATCGCGATATTGGCCTCGAAACAGTTTGATGTCCTGCCTGAAAAATTGCCCGAATGGTTGAGTGAAGCTGAGGAGGCGGAACGTCAACAATTGTTGGCAAAGCTGGCAGAGTTCGATCACCTGAAGCCGGAACCACTTCCGAAGCTGAAGTTTGTTGCCACTGATGTCGGGCCAGTCGCACCGCCGACATTCATTCCAGGCTTGACGGACCAAGAACCGATCGACCCTGCTTTCCCTGTCATCCTGAGCGAAGAACCGGCAACAATCATTCCCCCACCCGAGGCGTTGCAATCAACGGGACGTCGGACCGCTTTAGCGAAGTGGATTGTCAGCCAAGACAACCCTCTCACTTCGCGAGTCATCGTCAACCGAGTCTGGCAACAGCACTTCGGCAGGGGACTTGTCGCAACGACGAGCGACTTTGGTCATCTCGGAACACCACCTTCACACCCGGAACTGCTTGACTGGCTTGCTCAACGTTTCATGGCAGATGGTTGGAGCCTGAAAAAACTGCATCGTTTAATTCTCACATCAGCCACTTATCGCCAGTCCACCTCACGTAAGATGGATGAGCATTTGGCTTCTCTTGATCCTCAGAACGAATTGTTATGGAAAATGAATTCGCGTCGTTTGTCGGGGGAAGAGATTCATGATTGCATCGTCGCTGCAAGTGGTGAAATGGGACAGCAGAAGCGTGCGATTTACAAGCCAGTGAAACGGAACTCGCTCGACCCGTTGTTAGCTGCCTTCGATTTCCCAGATCGAGTAGAAAGCCAAGGGAAGCGGCATCGAACAACGACCTCACCGCAATCACTCTTAATGATGAATAATCCGTGGTTGCACGATCGTGCAAAAAACATGGCGACAAATGTCGCTTCACTGGAAATTGATTCACTCGTTGAGACAGCCTATGACCGGCTATACTTCCGTAATGCCAGTCGAGAAGAAATCGACCAAGCTGCGAAATTCGTCGAGCTCTATGCATCAAACGCGGAAGAGATCAAACTGCCCAAGCGATTCAAGTCACTGCCGGATGGTCGCCCTGCGATCATCCTGAATCCCGCGAAACCGACCTCGATTAAAATTGATCCGATTCCGGAATTGCGAGACCCTAAAAACAAAGGCGACTTCACCATCGAGGCGACAGTGCTACTGAGTTCATTGTATCCCAATGCCAATGTGCGCACGATCGTCAACTCTTGGACAAATAAGAACTCAGAGCGTGGATGGTCTTTGGGCGTTACGTCCACCAAGAGTTCGTACAAGCCTCGAAATCTGATCCTGCAGTTTGTTGGTTCACAAAGTGATGAGCAAAGTAAACCAGAGTACGAAGTCATCCCATCCAATCTTCGAGTGGAGCTGAATAAACCGTATTACATCGCAGTCTCTATTGATCTGGATGATGCGTCAGACACGGGAATCACTTTCTACTTAAAAGATCTGTCCAAGCCAGATGCGAAACTGCAAGTGGCCAACGTTCCCCACAAGGCTCGCTGGAATATCCAGTCAAAGCAGCCGATACAAATTGGTGGGCGAGCAAATGCCCATCTGTGGGATGGACTCGTTCAAAGTGTCAAATTGCACCAGGGGGCGCTGAGCGAGGAAGAGTTATTTTCAAGTGACCGTGATCATTCACGACTACTGTTTGATGTTCAATTCGCAAGTGAAGATAAGCTAGGTCAGGATGCATCAGGGCATGGGCGACATGCCTTCGTTGCAGAGACTGAAAACACGAATGCTTCACCCGAGATGCGTGCACGTATCGCACTGCTTCATGCAATCTTATGTTCCAATGAGGTGATTTATGTTGACTGA
- a CDS encoding FecR family protein, whose protein sequence is MSTQERFAELWTDYLEGELEEVDLKELQELLTADESLVHQAADLFQTHRLLGLIAAEKFDSQEAFVNETLALLPKNDSDFSKRVMSELLNSKSVTDDQQRSSTRKLGLRQIAPVLLGCIALSLVIVSVLSQRFDDNDTHQMIALEEALPEVRMASSSHPKFFGELAPPIGSLLAPQREYVLMSGMIEVEFPAGASVIMEGPAVFRISSDESLALDVGRCSVHAPPGAEGFRIDTPNTRIVDRGTRFAVNVSESTETDVQVLEGAADVYDVDQNGKVDQDRSSETRLAIGEAKRFAATGASSKNTLPFDPTSYRHSLPDRVVSYKATVAADGGAENLVSVTIQRGGRIIEVLADELIPAQVSSFYAPGSGAFLCGPETFPNPRSSISIDHNLVTGIINPAGSREPLTESPVLDGDDKTPGMAIRFDSPVINGPGADVVLFDLQTFANPPDGDAFHVSPIVFREGLRSHTIQKYDLTMESPESLYLTNFHVHFFEEKTDSLEKLNSLETKTHQQAIKFRGLAVGIDLSDMGYAEGEAVSGFFIQDALDDAHHVDPVFIGGLPEIKK, encoded by the coding sequence GTGAGTACTCAAGAACGTTTTGCTGAACTCTGGACGGACTACCTCGAAGGAGAACTTGAAGAGGTCGACCTCAAAGAATTGCAAGAACTTCTGACCGCAGATGAATCGCTTGTGCATCAAGCAGCCGATCTGTTCCAGACACACCGACTTCTCGGGTTGATTGCCGCGGAAAAATTCGATTCGCAAGAAGCATTTGTTAACGAAACACTTGCCCTGTTACCCAAAAACGACAGCGATTTCTCCAAGCGTGTGATGTCGGAGTTATTGAATTCAAAATCGGTCACCGACGATCAACAGCGGTCGTCAACTCGTAAGCTTGGCCTCCGACAGATCGCTCCAGTTCTTTTGGGATGCATTGCACTCAGCCTGGTGATCGTTTCAGTTCTTTCCCAAAGGTTTGACGATAACGACACCCATCAAATGATTGCCTTGGAGGAAGCTCTACCAGAAGTCCGAATGGCGAGTAGTTCCCACCCAAAGTTCTTTGGTGAACTTGCTCCTCCCATCGGCTCTCTGCTCGCTCCGCAACGTGAATATGTGTTAATGAGCGGGATGATTGAAGTCGAATTCCCAGCAGGGGCTTCGGTCATCATGGAAGGACCGGCGGTTTTTCGCATTTCATCTGATGAGAGCCTGGCGCTTGATGTCGGTCGCTGTTCAGTTCACGCGCCGCCAGGGGCTGAAGGGTTTCGCATCGACACCCCGAATACTCGCATCGTGGATCGCGGGACCCGTTTTGCAGTCAATGTTTCGGAGTCGACTGAAACTGATGTCCAGGTCCTCGAAGGGGCTGCCGATGTCTATGATGTCGATCAAAACGGCAAGGTTGATCAAGATCGTTCTTCTGAAACTCGATTAGCGATCGGTGAAGCTAAACGATTCGCAGCAACTGGTGCTTCCTCAAAGAATACGCTTCCGTTTGACCCGACCAGCTATCGCCACTCGCTGCCAGATCGAGTGGTTTCGTACAAAGCGACTGTAGCTGCTGATGGAGGCGCGGAAAACCTTGTCAGTGTTACCATTCAGCGAGGTGGTCGAATCATTGAGGTTTTGGCGGACGAACTCATCCCTGCTCAGGTCAGCTCGTTTTACGCACCTGGAAGCGGAGCCTTTCTGTGCGGTCCTGAAACATTTCCAAATCCACGAAGCTCGATTTCGATTGACCACAATCTTGTGACAGGCATCATCAATCCTGCGGGGAGTCGTGAACCATTAACGGAATCACCCGTTTTGGATGGTGACGACAAAACTCCTGGCATGGCGATTCGGTTTGACAGTCCTGTCATCAATGGACCTGGCGCGGATGTGGTGCTGTTTGATTTGCAAACCTTCGCGAATCCTCCTGATGGGGATGCATTTCATGTCAGCCCGATCGTGTTTCGAGAAGGGCTCCGTTCGCACACGATTCAGAAGTATGACCTGACAATGGAGTCTCCCGAATCACTCTACCTGACAAATTTTCACGTTCATTTTTTTGAAGAAAAGACAGACTCTCTGGAGAAACTGAACTCGCTTGAAACGAAGACACATCAGCAGGCGATCAAATTTCGCGGGCTGGCAGTAGGGATTGATCTCTCCGACATGGGATACGCCGAAGGGGAAGCGGTGTCAGGATTCTTTATTCAAGATGCTCTCGACGACGCACACCATGTTGATCCAGTCTTCATTGGTGGATTACCGGAAATAAAAAAATGA